The Streptomyces sp. NBC_01353 genome contains a region encoding:
- a CDS encoding enoyl-CoA hydratase family protein — MKLDRGIATLTLDFPENRNALSAALVAELAEALTECGEDPAVRAVVLTHTGSTFSSGADLKAPPSPYAFVDLLRQIVELPKPVVGVVRGHVRAGGLGLLGACDIVVASDGSDFALTEVRIGVAPAVISLTLLPKLEQRTAERYYLTGERFGTAEAVRMGLVTAAEDDLEAILDGLRKGSPQGLAESKRLVTARVLETFERDAEDLVQRSASLFASAEAREGMTAFLERRDPEWRL, encoded by the coding sequence ATGAAGCTCGACCGTGGCATCGCCACGCTGACGCTGGACTTCCCGGAGAACCGCAACGCCCTCTCGGCCGCCCTGGTGGCCGAGTTGGCGGAGGCGCTCACCGAGTGCGGCGAGGACCCGGCCGTACGGGCGGTGGTCCTCACGCACACCGGCTCGACGTTCAGCTCGGGTGCCGACCTGAAGGCCCCGCCGAGTCCGTACGCCTTCGTGGACCTGCTCCGGCAGATCGTGGAGCTGCCGAAGCCGGTGGTGGGCGTGGTGCGCGGCCATGTGCGGGCGGGCGGCCTGGGGTTGCTCGGGGCGTGCGACATCGTGGTCGCCTCCGATGGCTCGGACTTCGCGCTGACAGAGGTACGGATCGGGGTCGCCCCCGCCGTCATCTCCCTGACGCTGCTGCCGAAGCTGGAGCAGCGGACGGCGGAGCGGTACTACCTGACGGGGGAGCGGTTCGGCACGGCGGAGGCCGTACGGATGGGTCTGGTGACCGCCGCCGAGGACGACCTGGAGGCGATCCTGGACGGGCTGCGCAAGGGGTCCCCGCAGGGGCTGGCCGAGTCGAAGCGCCTGGTCACGGCTAGAGTCCTGGAGACCTTCGAGCGCGACGCGGAGGACCTGGTCCAGAGGTCGGCCTCGCTCTTCGCCTCCGCCGAGGCGCGCGAAGGGATGACGGCCTTCCTCGAACGACGGGACCCTGAATGGCGGCTCTGA
- a CDS encoding citrate synthase 2 gives MSDFVPGLEGVVAFETEIAEPDKEGGALRYRGVDIEDLVGHVSFGNVWGLLVDGAFDPGLPPAEPFPIPVHSGDIRVDVQSALAMLAPVWGLKPLLDIDAEQAREDLARAAVMALSYVAQSARGQGLPMVPQSEIDKARSVVERFMIRWRGEPDPKHVKAVDAYWTSAAEHGMNASTFTARVIASTGADVAAALSGAVGAMSGPLHGGAPSRVLGMIEEIERTGDAKAYVRQALDRGERLMGFGHRVYRAEDPRARVLRRTAKELAAPRFEVAEALEKAALEELHNRRPDRVLATNVEFWAAIVLDFAEVPAHMFTSMFSCARTAGWSAHILEQKRTGRLVRPSARYTGPGRRDPQEIAGFADLAAFAG, from the coding sequence ATGTCCGACTTCGTACCCGGACTCGAGGGAGTCGTCGCGTTCGAAACGGAGATCGCCGAACCGGACAAGGAGGGCGGCGCTCTTCGGTACCGCGGCGTCGACATCGAGGATCTGGTCGGTCACGTCTCGTTCGGCAATGTCTGGGGTCTGCTGGTCGACGGCGCCTTCGACCCGGGTCTGCCGCCGGCCGAGCCGTTCCCGATCCCGGTGCACTCCGGCGACATCCGCGTCGACGTCCAGTCCGCGCTCGCCATGCTCGCCCCGGTGTGGGGCCTCAAACCGCTCCTCGACATCGATGCCGAGCAGGCCCGCGAGGACCTCGCCCGGGCCGCCGTCATGGCGCTGTCGTACGTCGCCCAGTCGGCGCGCGGCCAGGGTCTGCCGATGGTGCCGCAGAGCGAGATCGACAAGGCCCGGTCGGTCGTCGAGCGGTTCATGATCCGCTGGCGCGGCGAGCCGGACCCGAAGCACGTCAAGGCCGTCGACGCGTACTGGACCTCGGCCGCCGAGCACGGCATGAACGCCTCCACGTTCACCGCGCGCGTCATCGCCTCCACCGGCGCCGACGTGGCCGCGGCCCTGTCCGGCGCCGTGGGCGCCATGTCCGGCCCGCTGCACGGCGGCGCCCCGTCCCGCGTCCTCGGCATGATCGAGGAGATCGAGCGGACCGGCGACGCCAAGGCGTACGTGAGGCAGGCCCTCGACCGCGGCGAGCGGCTGATGGGCTTCGGCCACCGCGTCTACCGCGCCGAGGACCCGCGCGCCCGCGTCCTGCGCCGTACGGCCAAGGAGCTCGCCGCGCCGCGCTTCGAGGTCGCAGAGGCGCTGGAGAAGGCCGCCCTGGAGGAGCTGCACAACCGGCGCCCCGACCGCGTCCTCGCGACGAACGTCGAGTTCTGGGCGGCGATCGTGCTCGACTTCGCCGAGGTCCCGGCGCACATGTTCACCTCGATGTTCAGCTGCGCCCGTACGGCCGGCTGGTCGGCGCACATCCTGGAGCAGAAGCGCACCGGACGCCTGGTGCGGCCGTCGGCGCGGTACACCGGCCCCGGCCGGCGCGACCCGCAGGAGATCGCGGGCTTCGCCGACCTGGCGGCGTTCGCGGGCTGA
- a CDS encoding 4-coumarate--CoA ligase family protein, protein MVFHSEYEAVSTVSLPIHEAVLGRAAEFGDAPALIDGTGGLTLTYAQVDAFHRRVAAGLAEAGVRKGDVLALHSPNTVLFPIAFYAATRAGASVTTVHPLSTAEEFAKQLRDSSARWIVTVSPLLEPARRAAELAGGIEEIFVCDQAPEGEGIRSLQSMLATTAPEPVLEFDPDEDIAALPYSSGTTGVPKGVMLTHTSIATNLAQLEPFIPMGPGDRILAVLPFFHIYGLTALMNAPLRKGATVVVLPRFELDQFLAAIQDHRINGLYVAPPIVLALAKHPAVADYDLSSLEYIVSAAAPLDASLAEACSARLKLPPVRQAYGMTELSPGTHVVPLDAVNPPPGAVGKLLPSTEMRILSLGDPTKDVEPGTEGEVAIRGPQVMKGYLGRPEATADMIDADGWVHTGDIGRVDENGWLFVVDRVKELIKYKGFQVAPAELEALLLTHEGIADAAVIGVHDEDGAEIPKAFVVRQASAADLNGEDVMAYVAGKVAPYKKIRRVEFVDGVPRAASGKILRRELRDRE, encoded by the coding sequence ATGGTGTTCCACAGCGAGTACGAGGCCGTCTCCACCGTTTCCCTCCCCATCCACGAGGCCGTCCTCGGCCGGGCCGCCGAGTTCGGGGACGCCCCCGCGCTGATCGACGGGACCGGTGGGCTCACCCTCACCTACGCCCAGGTCGACGCGTTCCACCGGCGGGTCGCCGCCGGGCTCGCCGAGGCGGGGGTCCGCAAGGGGGACGTACTCGCCCTGCACAGCCCCAACACCGTGCTGTTCCCCATCGCGTTCTACGCCGCCACCCGCGCCGGCGCGTCCGTCACCACCGTTCATCCGCTCTCCACGGCGGAGGAGTTCGCCAAGCAGCTCCGCGACTCCTCCGCCCGCTGGATCGTCACCGTCTCCCCGCTCCTGGAACCGGCCCGGCGAGCCGCCGAACTCGCGGGCGGGATCGAGGAGATCTTCGTCTGCGACCAGGCGCCCGAGGGGGAGGGCATCCGCTCACTCCAGTCGATGCTCGCCACCACCGCCCCCGAGCCGGTCCTGGAGTTCGACCCCGACGAGGACATCGCCGCCTTGCCGTACTCCTCCGGCACCACCGGTGTCCCCAAGGGCGTGATGCTCACCCACACCTCGATCGCCACCAACCTCGCCCAGCTCGAACCCTTCATCCCCATGGGCCCTGGCGACCGCATTCTCGCCGTCCTGCCCTTCTTCCACATCTACGGGCTGACCGCCCTGATGAACGCCCCGCTGCGCAAGGGCGCGACCGTCGTCGTCCTGCCCCGCTTCGAGCTCGACCAGTTCCTCGCCGCGATCCAGGACCACCGCATCAACGGCCTGTACGTGGCCCCGCCGATCGTCCTCGCGCTCGCCAAGCACCCGGCCGTCGCCGACTACGACCTGTCCTCCCTGGAGTACATCGTCAGCGCCGCCGCCCCGCTCGACGCCTCCCTCGCCGAGGCGTGCTCGGCCCGGTTGAAGCTGCCGCCGGTCCGCCAGGCCTACGGCATGACGGAGCTGTCCCCCGGCACGCACGTCGTCCCCCTCGACGCCGTGAACCCCCCGCCCGGCGCCGTCGGCAAGCTGCTCCCCTCCACCGAGATGCGGATCCTGTCCCTCGGCGACCCGACGAAGGACGTCGAGCCGGGTACGGAAGGCGAGGTCGCCATCCGGGGGCCGCAGGTCATGAAGGGCTACCTGGGCCGCCCCGAAGCCACCGCCGACATGATCGACGCCGACGGCTGGGTGCACACCGGCGACATAGGCCGGGTCGACGAGAACGGCTGGCTCTTCGTCGTCGACCGGGTCAAGGAACTCATCAAGTACAAGGGCTTCCAGGTCGCCCCGGCCGAGCTGGAGGCCCTGCTGCTCACCCACGAGGGGATCGCCGACGCGGCCGTGATCGGCGTGCACGACGAGGACGGCGCCGAGATACCCAAGGCGTTCGTCGTCCGACAGGCGAGCGCGGCCGACCTGAACGGCGAGGACGTCATGGCGTACGTGGCCGGCAAGGTCGCCCCGTACAAGAAGATCAGGCGTGTGGAGTTCGTCGACGGGGTGCCGCGCGCCGCGTCGGGGAAGATCCTGCGCCGCGAACTGAGGGACCGCGAATGA
- a CDS encoding TetR/AcrR family transcriptional regulator, whose product MAALTGPKQDRSRATRQRLLEAAVSCLAEHGWAGSTVSAVAERAGVSRGAAQHHFPTREDLFTAAVEYVAEERSHALRTLPARDRREAVGALVDLFTGPLFRAALHLWVAAAHEPQLHARVTELEARVGRESHRMAVSLLAADESVPGVRETVQGLLDMARGLGLATLLTDDKARRERIVAQWSKLLDDALG is encoded by the coding sequence ATGGCGGCTCTGACCGGCCCGAAGCAGGACAGGAGCCGCGCCACCCGGCAGCGGCTCCTGGAGGCGGCGGTGTCCTGCCTGGCCGAACACGGCTGGGCGGGCTCCACCGTCTCGGCGGTGGCCGAGCGCGCCGGGGTCTCGCGAGGCGCCGCGCAGCACCACTTCCCGACCCGGGAGGACCTGTTCACGGCGGCCGTCGAGTACGTCGCCGAGGAACGCTCCCACGCCCTGCGCACCCTCCCGGCGCGCGACCGCCGTGAGGCCGTCGGCGCCCTGGTCGACCTCTTCACCGGACCGCTCTTCCGCGCGGCCCTCCACCTCTGGGTGGCCGCGGCCCACGAGCCTCAGCTCCACGCCCGGGTCACCGAACTGGAGGCCCGCGTCGGCCGCGAGTCCCACCGCATGGCGGTGTCCCTCCTGGCCGCGGACGAGTCCGTCCCGGGGGTACGGGAGACGGTGCAGGGCCTCCTCGACATGGCACGCGGCCTGGGTCTCGCCACCCTCCTGACCGACGACAAGGCGCGCCGCGAACGGATCGTGGCCCAGTGGTCGAAGCTCCTGGACGACGCACTGGGCTGA
- a CDS encoding 2-oxoglutarate and iron-dependent oxygenase domain-containing protein, with protein MTQTSYSSQLPIVDLAAADRGPQARRLLHAQLHSAAHDVGFFQLVGHGVTEAETRALTSAMRAFFALPEADRIALDTTNSPHFRGYTRIGDERTGGSRDWRDQLDIGAERPARIPGPGDAPYWWLQGPNQWPATLPELRLAALNWVERLSAVAERLLHELLASIGAPAGFYDDVFGDRAHPHLKLVRYPGSAGDGGDQGVGAHKDYGFLTLLLQDQVGGLQVEREDGAFHDVPPLPGAFVVNLGELLEVATNGYLIATNHRVVSPPAATERYSVPFFYNPRLDARIAPLPFPYASTAPGITTDPANPLFAEYGRNELKGKLRAHPLAAARHHADLLLAEERQLTTA; from the coding sequence ATGACGCAGACCTCGTACAGCTCCCAGCTCCCCATCGTCGACCTCGCCGCCGCCGACCGCGGCCCCCAGGCCCGGCGACTGCTCCATGCGCAGCTCCACAGCGCCGCCCACGACGTCGGCTTCTTCCAGCTGGTCGGGCACGGTGTGACCGAGGCCGAGACCCGGGCGCTCACCTCCGCCATGCGGGCCTTCTTCGCGCTGCCGGAGGCCGACCGGATCGCCCTCGACACCACCAACTCGCCGCACTTCCGCGGCTACACCCGCATCGGTGACGAGCGCACCGGCGGCTCCCGCGACTGGCGCGACCAGCTCGACATCGGCGCCGAGCGCCCCGCGCGCATCCCGGGCCCCGGCGATGCTCCGTACTGGTGGCTCCAGGGCCCGAACCAGTGGCCGGCCACCCTCCCCGAGCTGCGGTTGGCAGCCCTGAACTGGGTCGAGCGCCTCAGCGCCGTCGCCGAGCGGCTGCTGCACGAGCTGCTCGCCTCGATCGGCGCGCCCGCCGGCTTCTACGACGACGTCTTCGGTGACCGGGCCCACCCGCACCTCAAGCTGGTGCGCTACCCGGGAAGCGCCGGCGACGGCGGCGACCAGGGCGTCGGCGCGCACAAGGACTACGGCTTCCTGACCCTGCTCCTGCAGGACCAGGTCGGCGGCCTCCAGGTCGAGCGCGAGGACGGCGCCTTCCACGACGTACCGCCGCTGCCCGGCGCGTTCGTCGTCAACCTGGGCGAGCTCCTCGAAGTGGCGACCAACGGCTATCTGATCGCCACCAACCACCGGGTGGTCTCCCCGCCCGCGGCGACGGAGCGCTACTCCGTCCCGTTCTTCTACAACCCGCGGCTCGACGCCCGGATCGCCCCGCTGCCGTTCCCGTACGCCTCGACGGCGCCCGGGATCACGACCGACCCGGCGAACCCGCTGTTCGCCGAGTACGGCCGCAATGAGCTGAAGGGCAAGCTGCGCGCCCACCCGCTGGCGGCGGCCCGCCATCACGCGGACCTGCTGCTCGCGGAGGAGCGCCAGCTCACCACCGCCTGA
- a CDS encoding biotin carboxylase N-terminal domain-containing protein, which yields MISTVLVANRGEIACRVFRTCRELGIGTVAVYSDADASALHVREADAAVRLPGATPAETYLRGDLVVKAALAAGADAVHPGYGFLSENPEFAQQVLDAGLVWIGPPPSAIEAMASKTRAKELLGIASLVAADVTEADLPVLVKAAAGGGGRGMRIVRDLGALEGELTAASAEAASAFGDGEVFVEPYVENGRHVEVQVLADGHGTVWALGTRDCSLQRRHQKVIEEAPAPGLPPSLVAELYDRSVSAAKAVGYVGAGTVEFLVADDRAHFLEMNTRLQVEHPVTEEVHGVDLVALQIAVAEGGALSPEPPSPRGNAIEARLYAEDPAGGWTPQTGTLHALEFPVGSRVDTGYVSGDAIGVHYDAMLAKVVVHAPTRAEAVRKLVHALERARIHGPVTNRDLLVASLRHPEFHETSRLDTGFYERNLDALTQAPPGEAHAAVAAALAEAEGNRGRFGGGWRNLASQDQVKVYGDHEVRYRPTRDGGAGYTVTVPEGVRPVSVAPDRVRLEVDGVVRDFEVARHGDTVHVGPHRLTVRPRFPDPTDQREPGSLLAPMPGTVVRVADGLAPGARVTAGQPLLWLEAMKMEHRVIAPASGTLTALHAVPGRQVEVGALLAVVQTDAQEDQTV from the coding sequence ATGATCTCCACTGTCCTCGTCGCGAACCGGGGCGAGATCGCCTGCCGGGTGTTCCGTACGTGCCGGGAGCTGGGCATCGGGACGGTCGCCGTGTACTCGGACGCGGACGCCTCCGCCCTGCACGTACGGGAGGCGGACGCGGCGGTACGGCTGCCGGGGGCGACTCCCGCGGAGACGTATCTGCGCGGCGACCTCGTCGTGAAGGCGGCGCTCGCGGCGGGCGCGGACGCGGTGCACCCGGGGTACGGCTTCCTGTCGGAGAACCCGGAGTTCGCCCAGCAGGTCCTGGACGCGGGCCTGGTGTGGATCGGCCCCCCGCCGTCCGCGATCGAGGCGATGGCCTCCAAAACGCGGGCGAAGGAGCTCCTCGGGATCGCCTCGCTGGTAGCCGCCGACGTCACAGAGGCGGACCTGCCGGTCCTGGTGAAGGCGGCCGCCGGGGGCGGCGGACGCGGTATGCGGATCGTCCGCGACCTCGGCGCCCTGGAGGGGGAGTTGACGGCCGCGTCGGCGGAGGCGGCGAGCGCGTTCGGTGACGGCGAGGTGTTCGTCGAGCCGTACGTGGAGAACGGCCGTCATGTGGAGGTCCAGGTCCTCGCGGACGGCCACGGCACGGTCTGGGCGCTCGGCACCCGCGACTGCTCGCTCCAGCGCCGCCACCAGAAGGTGATCGAGGAGGCCCCCGCGCCGGGCCTGCCGCCGTCGCTCGTCGCTGAGCTGTACGACCGTTCGGTGTCGGCGGCGAAGGCGGTCGGCTACGTCGGCGCGGGCACGGTCGAGTTCCTGGTCGCGGACGACCGGGCGCACTTCCTGGAGATGAACACCCGCCTCCAGGTGGAGCACCCGGTGACGGAGGAGGTCCACGGGGTGGACCTGGTGGCCCTCCAGATCGCGGTCGCGGAGGGCGGGGCCCTGTCCCCGGAACCTCCGTCCCCCCGGGGCAACGCGATCGAGGCACGCCTGTACGCGGAGGACCCGGCCGGAGGCTGGACGCCGCAGACGGGCACACTGCACGCCCTTGAGTTCCCTGTGGGCTCCCGCGTCGACACCGGCTACGTCTCCGGGGATGCCATCGGGGTCCACTACGACGCCATGCTCGCCAAGGTCGTCGTCCACGCGCCCACCCGGGCCGAGGCCGTCCGCAAGCTCGTCCACGCACTGGAGCGGGCCCGGATCCATGGGCCCGTGACCAACCGGGACCTGCTCGTCGCGAGCCTGCGGCACCCCGAGTTCCACGAAACATCGCGCCTCGACACCGGCTTCTACGAGCGCAACCTGGACGCCCTCACGCAGGCCCCGCCCGGCGAGGCGCACGCGGCCGTCGCCGCCGCGCTCGCGGAGGCCGAGGGGAACCGTGGCCGGTTCGGGGGCGGGTGGCGGAACCTCGCCTCGCAGGACCAGGTCAAGGTGTACGGCGACCACGAGGTCCGCTACCGGCCCACCCGGGACGGAGGCGCCGGGTACACCGTCACCGTCCCCGAGGGTGTCCGCCCCGTGAGCGTCGCCCCCGACCGCGTACGGCTCGAAGTCGACGGTGTCGTACGGGACTTCGAGGTGGCCCGGCACGGCGACACCGTCCACGTCGGCCCGCACCGGCTCACCGTACGGCCCCGCTTCCCCGACCCCACCGACCAGCGGGAGCCCGGCTCCCTGCTGGCCCCCATGCCCGGCACCGTCGTCCGCGTCGCCGACGGCCTCGCGCCCGGCGCGCGGGTCACCGCCGGGCAGCCGCTCCTCTGGCTGGAGGCCATGAAGATGGAGCACCGCGTCATCGCCCCCGCCTCCGGCACGCTCACCGCGCTCCACGCCGTCCCCGGCCGCCAGGTCGAGGTCGGCGCCCTGCTCGCCGTCGTACAGACCGATGCACAGGAGGACCAGACCGTATGA
- a CDS encoding acyl-CoA dehydrogenase family protein has protein sequence MSTMIESEELAALRAAVSALGHRHGPGFDRATLWAEAGKLGYLGVNLPEEYGGGGGGMAELSIVLEEAGAAGAPLLMMVVSPAICGTVIARFGTEEQKRAWLPGLADGSRTMAFGITEPDAGSNSHRITTTATRTEEGWVLNGRKVFVSGVDIADATLIVGRTSDARTGTLKPCLFIVPRDAPGFQRRHIEMELDANEKQFELTIDDVHLPADALVGDEDAGLLQLFAGLNPERIMTAAFAIGMGRYALAQAVKYAKERQVWKTPIGAHQAIAHPLAQAHIELELARLMMAKAAHLYDAGDDIGAGEAANMAKYAAAEACVKAVDQAVHTLGGNGLTREFGLARLIAASRVARIAPVSREMILNYVSVHTLGLPKSY, from the coding sequence ATGAGCACCATGATCGAAAGCGAAGAGCTCGCCGCGCTCCGTGCCGCCGTCTCCGCGCTCGGCCACCGCCACGGCCCCGGCTTCGACCGGGCCACCCTGTGGGCCGAGGCGGGCAAGCTCGGCTACCTCGGGGTGAACCTGCCGGAGGAGTACGGCGGCGGGGGCGGCGGCATGGCCGAGCTGTCGATCGTCCTGGAGGAGGCGGGGGCCGCCGGCGCGCCCCTCCTGATGATGGTCGTCTCGCCCGCGATCTGCGGCACGGTCATCGCCCGCTTCGGTACGGAGGAGCAGAAGCGGGCCTGGCTGCCGGGTCTGGCGGACGGCTCGCGCACGATGGCGTTCGGCATCACCGAGCCCGACGCGGGATCGAACTCGCACCGCATCACGACCACCGCGACCCGCACGGAGGAGGGCTGGGTCCTCAACGGCCGGAAGGTGTTCGTGTCGGGCGTCGACATCGCCGACGCGACCCTGATCGTGGGCCGTACGTCGGACGCCCGCACGGGCACGCTCAAGCCCTGTCTCTTCATCGTCCCGCGCGACGCCCCCGGCTTCCAGCGGCGGCACATCGAGATGGAACTGGACGCCAACGAGAAGCAGTTCGAGCTGACGATCGACGACGTCCACCTGCCGGCGGACGCGCTCGTCGGGGACGAGGACGCGGGCCTGCTCCAGCTCTTCGCGGGGCTGAACCCGGAGCGGATCATGACGGCCGCGTTCGCGATCGGCATGGGGCGGTACGCCCTCGCGCAGGCCGTGAAGTACGCGAAGGAGCGCCAGGTCTGGAAGACCCCGATCGGCGCCCACCAGGCCATCGCCCATCCCCTGGCCCAGGCCCACATCGAGCTGGAGCTGGCCCGCCTGATGATGGCCAAGGCCGCGCACCTCTACGACGCGGGCGACGACATCGGGGCGGGCGAGGCCGCCAACATGGCGAAGTACGCGGCGGCCGAGGCCTGCGTGAAGGCCGTCGATCAGGCCGTCCACACCCTCGGCGGCAACGGCCTCACCCGCGAGTTCGGCCTCGCCCGCCTGATCGCCGCGTCCCGCGTGGCCCGGATCGCCCCCGTCAGCCGGGAGATGATCCTCAACTACGTGTCGGTCCACACCCTGGGGCTGCCCAAGTCGTACTGA
- a CDS encoding FAD-dependent monooxygenase, whose translation MAHTRTTDVLIVGAGPVGLSAAAELRRRGVHCRLVDRLPARLPYAKAVGIQPRTLEIWDRMGLARAVLEVAVPMRGQSIHINGREVARIELALPPEVPYGFAALPQYETERLLEEYVAGLDTTVERGTELLSFTQDQDGVTARLRTAAGVDEELRTRYLIGCDGAHSTVRKGLGLSYEGGAFPEEYMLGDVEADWDLPYGYGLRSLHHAEDGSTDDVLVAIPLPGTGRYRMSMMVPPELSAQGRDASGDGVAHGLEGSRAPELSHIQAVVDRLAPTPTRVSALRWSSVFRISHRIVDSYGDGRVFVAGDAAHIHPPTGAQGMNTGIQDACNLAWKLALVLDGEAGPALLASYDAERRPVGEEVVGRTVRHATQGMETDPEDPSTLMLREAQLLVAYRDGPLAGSAYGPDDAPQPGDRAPDCGGLTVPIAAYPLRLLDVLRGRTGHVLLLYASDAADLARAAEAGAVVAAAVGGRKTPGAEPAAFAGLPGSGPDGRGPESSLQTVAVLARESATAPGTGSIPGYVDAAGEFARIYRPDGPTGFLVRPDGQLGARFPLAGTAAALTGYLAALSVPA comes from the coding sequence GTGGCACACACCCGTACAACCGACGTACTGATCGTGGGCGCCGGCCCTGTGGGGCTGAGCGCGGCCGCCGAACTCCGCCGCCGCGGAGTGCACTGCCGGCTCGTCGACCGGCTGCCGGCCCGGCTCCCGTACGCCAAGGCGGTCGGCATCCAGCCGCGCACCCTGGAGATCTGGGACCGGATGGGGCTGGCCCGCGCCGTTCTGGAGGTCGCCGTCCCCATGCGCGGCCAGTCGATCCACATCAACGGCCGGGAGGTCGCGCGGATCGAGCTCGCGCTGCCACCGGAGGTGCCGTACGGATTCGCCGCGCTGCCGCAGTACGAGACCGAGCGCCTCCTGGAGGAGTACGTCGCGGGCCTGGACACCACCGTCGAACGCGGCACCGAGCTGCTGTCGTTCACCCAGGACCAGGACGGGGTGACCGCCCGGCTGCGGACCGCCGCCGGCGTCGACGAGGAGCTGCGCACCCGCTATCTGATCGGCTGCGACGGCGCGCACAGCACCGTCCGCAAGGGTCTCGGCCTCAGCTACGAGGGCGGGGCCTTCCCCGAGGAGTACATGCTGGGCGACGTCGAGGCCGACTGGGACCTGCCGTACGGCTACGGCCTGCGGTCCCTGCACCACGCCGAGGACGGCTCGACGGACGACGTGCTGGTCGCCATCCCGCTGCCCGGCACGGGCCGCTACCGCATGTCGATGATGGTCCCGCCGGAGCTCTCCGCCCAGGGTCGCGACGCGAGCGGCGACGGCGTGGCGCACGGTCTGGAGGGCAGCCGGGCGCCGGAGCTGTCCCACATCCAGGCCGTGGTCGACCGGCTGGCCCCCACCCCCACCCGCGTCTCCGCGCTGCGCTGGTCCTCCGTCTTCCGCATCAGCCACCGGATCGTCGACAGCTACGGCGACGGCCGGGTCTTCGTCGCCGGCGACGCCGCCCACATCCACCCGCCCACCGGCGCCCAGGGCATGAACACCGGCATCCAGGACGCCTGCAACCTGGCATGGAAGCTCGCCCTCGTCCTCGACGGGGAGGCCGGGCCCGCCCTGCTCGCCAGTTACGACGCCGAGCGCCGCCCGGTCGGCGAGGAGGTCGTGGGCCGGACCGTCCGGCACGCGACGCAGGGCATGGAGACCGACCCCGAGGACCCGAGCACCCTGATGCTCAGGGAGGCCCAACTGCTCGTCGCCTACCGGGACGGCCCGCTCGCCGGCAGCGCGTACGGGCCGGACGACGCGCCCCAGCCCGGCGACCGGGCCCCGGACTGCGGCGGCCTGACCGTCCCCATCGCCGCGTACCCGCTGCGTCTGCTCGACGTTCTGCGCGGCCGCACGGGGCACGTGCTGCTGCTGTACGCGAGCGACGCCGCCGACCTCGCCAGGGCCGCCGAGGCGGGCGCGGTGGTCGCCGCCGCAGTCGGCGGACGGAAGACGCCCGGCGCGGAGCCGGCGGCCTTCGCCGGACTCCCCGGATCCGGACCCGACGGGCGGGGGCCCGAGAGCAGCCTGCAGACGGTCGCGGTGCTCGCCCGCGAGTCGGCCACCGCCCCCGGCACCGGGAGCATCCCCGGGTACGTCGACGCGGCGGGCGAGTTCGCCCGGATCTACCGCCCCGACGGGCCGACCGGGTTCCTGGTGCGCCCGGACGGCCAGCTCGGCGCCCGTTTCCCCCTCGCCGGCACCGCGGCGGCACTGACCGGCTACCTCGCCGCGCTGTCCGTTCCGGCCTGA